A DNA window from Mus caroli chromosome 8, CAROLI_EIJ_v1.1, whole genome shotgun sequence contains the following coding sequences:
- the Tmem59l gene encoding transmembrane protein 59-like isoform X1 gives MAAVALPLLLLLASLVTPTPARDPFAPQLGDTQRCQQRCRQHHPGSPPVQPEPEGPSESPNNKAILISACERGCRLFSICRFVAKSSRPNATETECEAACTEAYVKAAEQRACSEGCWGQIPEPETQLEQKDLALDPPRGRLSLRYLFSMLCSDLMSSAQGFLSSTWTYSLQTDNRKVVVFQTQPVVENFAFQGSHLQRVEVTWRRSHPKALELHMDPVGPLDKVRRAKPRVKTSKAKVESEDQQESDFLSCMSRRSGLPRWVLFCCLFLSVLIMLWLSCCTLVTTPGQHLKFQPLTAEQHKGLLVESDWPLYPPPPPAYEDSTPPYKLKLDLTTL, from the exons ATGGCTGCGGTAGCGTTGCCGCTGCTGCTGTTGTTGGCGTCACTGGTCACCCCAACCCCAGCGCGCGACCCCTTCGCTCCGCAGCTCGGGGACACTCAGAGGTGCCAGCAGCGGTGTCGCCAGCACCACCCTGGCTCGCCGCCTGTGCAG CCTGAGCCAGAGGGTCCCTCAGAGTCCCCGAATAACAAGGCTATCCTGATCAGTGCTTGTGAGCGTGGCTGTCGGCTTTTCTCCATCTGCCGCTTTGTGGCCAAGAGCTCTAGGCCCAATGCCACAGAGACAGAATGTGAAGCAG CCTGCACAGAGGCTTACGTGAAGGCAGCGGAGCAACGGGCCTGCAGCGAGGGGTGCTGGGGCCAGATCCCTGAACCTGAGACCCAGCTGGAGCAGAAG GACTTGGCTTTGGACCCGCCCAGGGGGCGCCTCTCCCTTCGGTACCTGTTCTCCATGCTCTGCAGCGACCTGATGAGTTCTGCCCAGGGCTTTCTATCCTCCACCTGGACATATTCCCTTCAGACAGACAACCGGAAAGTGGTGGTGTTCCAG ACTCAGCCTGTAGTAGAGAACTTTGCATTCCAAGGGAGCCATCTGCAGCGAGTGGAGGTGACCTGGAGGAGGTCCCACCCCAAGGCCCTAGAACTGCACATGG ACCCCGTAGGCCCCTTGGACAAAGTGAGGAGGGCTAAGCCCcgagtgaagaccagcaaagccAAGGTGGAGTCTGAGGACCAACAGGAGAGTGACTTCCTCAGTTGTATGTCCCG GCGCTCTGGGCTGCCTCGTTGGGTCCTGTTCTGCTGTCTCTTCCTGTCCGTCCTGATCATGCTCTGGCTGAGTTGCTGCACTCTGGTCACCACACCAGGCCAGCACCTCAAGTTCCAG CCTCTAACTGCAGAACAGCACAAGGGCCTCTTGGTGGAGTCTGACTGGCCCTTATACCCACCCCCGCCGCCTGCCTATGAGGACAGCACACCTCCTTACAAGTTGAAGCTTGATTTGACCACGCTGTAA
- the Tmem59l gene encoding transmembrane protein 59-like isoform X2, producing MAAVALPLLLLLASLVTPTPARDPFAPQLGDTQRCQQRCRQHHPGSPPVQPEPEGPSESPNNKAILISACERGCRLFSICRFVAKSSRPNATETECEAACTEAYVKAAEQRACSEGCWGQIPEPETQLEQKDLALDPPRGRLSLRYLFSMLCSDLMSSAQGFLSSTWTYSLQTDNRKVVVFQTQPVVENFAFQGSHLQRVEVTWRRSHPKALELHMDPVGPLDKVRRAKPRVKTSKAKALWAASLGPVLLSLPVRPDHALAELLHSGHHTRPAPQVPASNCRTAQGPLGGV from the exons ATGGCTGCGGTAGCGTTGCCGCTGCTGCTGTTGTTGGCGTCACTGGTCACCCCAACCCCAGCGCGCGACCCCTTCGCTCCGCAGCTCGGGGACACTCAGAGGTGCCAGCAGCGGTGTCGCCAGCACCACCCTGGCTCGCCGCCTGTGCAG CCTGAGCCAGAGGGTCCCTCAGAGTCCCCGAATAACAAGGCTATCCTGATCAGTGCTTGTGAGCGTGGCTGTCGGCTTTTCTCCATCTGCCGCTTTGTGGCCAAGAGCTCTAGGCCCAATGCCACAGAGACAGAATGTGAAGCAG CCTGCACAGAGGCTTACGTGAAGGCAGCGGAGCAACGGGCCTGCAGCGAGGGGTGCTGGGGCCAGATCCCTGAACCTGAGACCCAGCTGGAGCAGAAG GACTTGGCTTTGGACCCGCCCAGGGGGCGCCTCTCCCTTCGGTACCTGTTCTCCATGCTCTGCAGCGACCTGATGAGTTCTGCCCAGGGCTTTCTATCCTCCACCTGGACATATTCCCTTCAGACAGACAACCGGAAAGTGGTGGTGTTCCAG ACTCAGCCTGTAGTAGAGAACTTTGCATTCCAAGGGAGCCATCTGCAGCGAGTGGAGGTGACCTGGAGGAGGTCCCACCCCAAGGCCCTAGAACTGCACATGG ACCCCGTAGGCCCCTTGGACAAAGTGAGGAGGGCTAAGCCCcgagtgaagaccagcaaagccAAG GCGCTCTGGGCTGCCTCGTTGGGTCCTGTTCTGCTGTCTCTTCCTGTCCGTCCTGATCATGCTCTGGCTGAGTTGCTGCACTCTGGTCACCACACCAGGCCAGCACCTCAAGTTCCAG CCTCTAACTGCAGAACAGCACAAGGGCCTCTTGGTGGAGTCTGA